In Methanobacterium paludis, the following proteins share a genomic window:
- a CDS encoding metal ABC transporter solute-binding protein, Zn/Mn family: MKKTRLIIVILVLIFIVSILTYFANQQSNTTNNSGKIGVAVSVGPEVEFVNAVGGDKVNVTLMVPSGADPHTYEPLPNQLRELSNDKMYVEVGTPLEFETNYMERLESINPNMLIVNASEGIDLIPNTAENESGSDPHVWVSPKNAKIMVENIYQGLVQIDPANKEYYTKNRDQYLQQLDELDENITESLKGKENSTIIVYHPAWGYFCRDYNLKEIAIEAGGKEPTSQGIANLIDVAKNGNIKVIFVEPQYDPKSADVVASEIGGQVLPVDDLAENYVENMKKVAETFSKV; this comes from the coding sequence TTGAAAAAAACTAGATTAATCATTGTTATACTGGTATTAATTTTTATAGTCTCAATTCTGACTTACTTTGCCAATCAGCAATCAAATACAACGAATAATAGTGGAAAAATAGGTGTTGCAGTAAGTGTAGGTCCTGAAGTAGAGTTTGTAAATGCAGTTGGTGGTGACAAGGTAAATGTAACTCTTATGGTGCCTTCCGGGGCAGATCCACACACTTACGAACCCCTACCCAACCAGCTTAGAGAACTATCCAATGACAAGATGTACGTTGAAGTGGGAACACCTCTGGAATTCGAGACGAACTATATGGAAAGGTTGGAAAGTATCAACCCAAACATGTTAATTGTGAACGCTTCTGAGGGAATAGATTTAATACCTAACACTGCCGAAAACGAGTCAGGCAGTGACCCTCATGTATGGGTATCCCCAAAAAATGCCAAAATAATGGTTGAAAACATATATCAAGGCCTTGTTCAAATAGATCCTGCAAACAAGGAGTATTATACAAAAAACCGTGACCAGTACCTTCAGCAGCTGGACGAACTGGACGAAAATATAACAGAATCGCTTAAAGGGAAAGAGAACAGTACCATAATAGTGTATCATCCAGCATGGGGTTATTTCTGCAGGGATTACAATCTAAAGGAGATAGCTATAGAAGCTGGGGGAAAGGAGCCAACTTCTCAGGGGATTGCAAACCTGATAGATGTGGCGAAGAATGGTAATATAAAAGTGATCTTTGTAGAGCCCCAATATGACCCAAAAAGTGCAGATGTTGTAGCTTCAGAGATAGGTGGACAGGTTTTACCTGTAGATGATCTTGCAGAGAATTATGTTGAGAACATGAAAAAGGTTGCAGAAACATTTTCCAAGGTTTAA
- a CDS encoding rubrerythrin family protein, translated as MSSIDNLKEAFAGESQANRKYLAFARKADEDGFFQVARLFRAAAEAETVHAHNHLTVLEGIKSTEENLKEAIDGEVEEFKEMYPSFIKVAEEEKNKQALWTFDVANQVEEIHAGLYQKALENLGENVEVSYYVCNFCGNTVEKEAPELCPICGAPKSEFKKID; from the coding sequence ATGAGTAGTATTGATAATTTGAAGGAAGCTTTTGCAGGTGAATCACAGGCAAACCGAAAATATTTGGCTTTTGCAAGGAAAGCGGATGAAGATGGGTTTTTTCAGGTTGCAAGGTTGTTTAGGGCAGCAGCTGAAGCAGAAACAGTCCATGCACATAATCACCTTACTGTTTTGGAAGGAATCAAAAGTACCGAAGAAAATCTAAAAGAAGCAATAGATGGAGAAGTGGAAGAATTTAAAGAGATGTATCCTTCGTTTATAAAAGTTGCAGAAGAAGAAAAAAATAAACAAGCACTCTGGACCTTTGATGTGGCCAACCAGGTGGAAGAAATTCACGCAGGACTCTATCAAAAAGCCCTGGAAAACCTGGGAGAAAATGTAGAAGTTAGTTATTACGTTTGCAATTTCTGTGGGAATACCGTAGAAAAAGAAGCTCCGGAACTGTGTCCAATTTGTGGAGCACCAAAATCAGAATTTAAAAAAATTGATTAA
- a CDS encoding CopG family ribbon-helix-helix protein, protein MAIVSVSLSDKLLDEIDNLKDEMGFSGRSEVIRASARMIIADNREKKGLKGEINSILILIHNQKDEDKVTEIKHDFEDIISTQIHSHLRENKCLEVFMLDGDAQRMNHLSNMFQTCRKMDYVKLIVV, encoded by the coding sequence ATGGCAATAGTTAGCGTATCCCTGAGCGATAAACTCCTTGATGAAATAGACAATCTCAAGGATGAAATGGGATTTTCTGGAAGATCTGAGGTAATAAGGGCCAGTGCGAGGATGATTATCGCAGATAACAGGGAAAAAAAGGGTTTAAAGGGTGAAATAAATTCTATATTGATCTTAATTCATAATCAAAAGGATGAGGATAAGGTGACTGAGATAAAGCACGACTTTGAAGATATAATCAGCACCCAGATACACAGTCACCTGCGGGAGAATAAATGCCTTGAAGTCTTCATGTTAGATGGAGATGCCCAGAGAATGAACCATCTTTCAAACATGTTTCAAACATGCCGTAAAATGGATTATGTAAAGTTGATAGTTGTTTAA
- the dmpI gene encoding 4-oxalocrotonate tautomerase DmpI, producing the protein MPVITIDAPKLTKEQKSELVKSFAEKASEVMGLPVEAMVILIREVDAENVGVGNILLCDRQ; encoded by the coding sequence ATGCCAGTAATCACAATAGATGCTCCTAAACTCACAAAGGAACAGAAATCAGAGCTTGTTAAATCATTTGCAGAAAAAGCAAGCGAAGTTATGGGTCTGCCAGTTGAGGCCATGGTAATCCTCATAAGGGAAGTTGACGCAGAAAACGTTGGCGTTGGAAATATACTCCTCTGCGACAGGCAATGA
- a CDS encoding DedA family protein translates to MVSIVEFLSLFVINIISSLGYWGVFIGMTLESACIPLPSEIIMTFSGFVVWQGNTNMTLWGITLVGALGNLLGSLIAYFVGLKGGRPLLEKYGKYILITHKNLETADKWFDKYGYEAVLISRVLPGIRTFISLPAGITHMNLKKFTIYTFLGSLPWCFVLGYIGVQLGPRWDIISKYFHILDIIVIMGVIGFIGYLIYKHRGKASINP, encoded by the coding sequence ATGGTAAGCATAGTTGAATTTTTGAGTCTTTTTGTGATTAATATTATAAGTAGTCTGGGTTATTGGGGTGTTTTTATTGGAATGACCCTTGAAAGTGCCTGCATACCTCTTCCAAGTGAGATAATAATGACTTTCAGTGGTTTTGTTGTGTGGCAGGGTAACACCAACATGACGCTCTGGGGAATAACCCTCGTCGGAGCACTGGGCAACCTCCTCGGATCACTCATAGCTTATTTTGTGGGATTGAAAGGTGGAAGACCGTTACTTGAAAAGTATGGTAAGTACATACTCATTACCCATAAAAATCTGGAAACTGCGGATAAATGGTTTGATAAGTACGGTTACGAAGCAGTGTTAATAAGCAGAGTCCTACCGGGGATACGGACCTTCATATCCTTACCGGCCGGAATCACACACATGAACCTGAAAAAATTCACAATCTACACCTTCCTGGGATCACTACCATGGTGCTTCGTACTAGGCTACATAGGAGTCCAACTAGGGCCAAGATGGGATATAATAAGCAAATACTTCCACATACTAGACATAATCGTCATAATGGGAGTTATAGGATTTATAGGATACTTAATATACAAGCACAGAGGAAAAGCTTCAATAAATCCTTAA
- a CDS encoding plasma-membrane proton-efflux P-type ATPase, translating to MDQKIKVEEAVNIKTSELLETLSSDLKGLSSEEARKRLQKYGYNEISEEKISPIKKLLKFFWGPIPWMIETALILSILIQHWADFTVILILLLINGLVGFWQEYKADNAIDLLKEKLAYRARVLRDGKWDVIPSRLLVPGDIVKIRLGDIVPADLKLTEGDYVNVDESSITGESLPVDKTVESICYSGSVIQGGEMKGLVLETGMDTFFGRAAGLVTKSKTKSHLEEAVIKIGDYLIILDAILVSFIFIAGLFRNQSFFEILGFSLVLTIASIPVAQPAVLSVTMTVGAMALAKKKAIVSKLSAIEEMAGMDVLCSDKTGTLTKNKVKIAEIAPFGKFTMDDVLFFAALASSKEASDAIDEAVYAEIKGSKILINRLWEHKLIKFNPFDPIKKSVETEIQYKDEYAFKVSKGAPQVILSLLSRSSSSKENGVDLKDLEKKVNGKVDVFASRGYRALGVAKTDVEGNWSFVGLISLYDPPRKDSKETIAAARSMGIDVKMVTGDHIAIAKEIAKELNLDTNIMLPSSFLNKPDRQAEEIVEDASGFAEVFPEHKYQIVEILQRNDKIVGMTGDGVNDAPALKKADAGIAVFGATDAAKSAADIVFTKPGLSVIINAITESFKIFHRMRSYSIYRVAETIRILIFSAIIILAFNFYPVTALMLVLIALLDDIPVMTIAYDRTEELNRPQKWDMYQVLGMSTFLGLLGVLSSLILFYIGIKVLNLNAGILQSIIFLKLVVAGHLTMFVTRNTGHFWSVMPSGIFFWSVILTDIFATLLVVFGWYLTPIGWELALLVWLYSLTAFLIEDQLKIYFYKVLDSHDLKYFKS from the coding sequence ATGGATCAGAAGATTAAAGTCGAAGAGGCCGTAAATATAAAAACTTCTGAGCTACTGGAAACGTTGTCATCTGATTTAAAGGGTCTTTCATCGGAGGAAGCCCGTAAAAGGCTCCAAAAATATGGTTACAATGAAATTTCTGAAGAAAAGATAAGTCCAATAAAAAAACTTTTGAAATTTTTTTGGGGCCCAATACCGTGGATGATCGAAACTGCACTTATTTTATCCATTTTAATCCAGCATTGGGCAGATTTCACCGTCATACTAATTTTACTACTTATTAATGGATTGGTAGGTTTCTGGCAGGAATATAAAGCAGATAATGCCATTGATTTATTAAAAGAAAAATTGGCGTATCGTGCAAGAGTTTTAAGAGATGGAAAATGGGATGTGATTCCATCCAGACTACTTGTACCTGGAGATATAGTTAAAATACGTCTGGGTGATATTGTTCCAGCTGATCTCAAACTCACCGAAGGTGATTACGTTAACGTTGATGAATCATCAATAACAGGGGAATCTTTACCTGTAGATAAAACAGTTGAAAGTATCTGTTATTCTGGTTCCGTTATCCAGGGGGGTGAGATGAAAGGGCTGGTTCTGGAGACTGGAATGGATACTTTTTTTGGAAGAGCTGCAGGACTTGTAACCAAATCTAAAACCAAAAGCCATCTGGAAGAAGCTGTTATCAAAATAGGAGATTACTTGATAATTTTAGATGCAATACTCGTATCCTTTATTTTTATTGCGGGATTGTTCCGTAATCAAAGCTTTTTTGAAATTTTAGGTTTTTCACTGGTACTGACCATTGCATCAATACCTGTGGCACAGCCTGCGGTGCTTTCAGTTACCATGACTGTTGGTGCTATGGCCCTTGCAAAGAAGAAAGCCATAGTGAGCAAATTATCAGCCATAGAGGAAATGGCAGGTATGGATGTGTTATGTTCAGATAAAACAGGGACTTTAACCAAAAACAAAGTTAAAATTGCAGAGATTGCACCCTTTGGCAAATTTACAATGGATGATGTGTTATTTTTTGCGGCTCTGGCCTCATCAAAGGAGGCAAGCGATGCCATTGATGAGGCAGTATACGCTGAGATCAAAGGTTCTAAAATCCTTATAAATAGGTTGTGGGAGCATAAATTAATTAAATTCAACCCATTTGATCCAATAAAGAAAAGTGTAGAGACTGAAATACAATACAAAGATGAATACGCATTTAAAGTTTCAAAAGGGGCTCCACAAGTTATTTTATCCCTCTTATCAAGAAGCAGTAGTTCTAAAGAAAATGGGGTAGATCTCAAAGATCTTGAAAAAAAGGTAAATGGAAAGGTTGATGTTTTCGCTTCAAGGGGTTACAGAGCATTAGGTGTGGCAAAAACTGACGTTGAGGGTAATTGGAGTTTTGTGGGTCTGATTTCACTATACGATCCCCCAAGAAAAGATTCTAAAGAAACAATTGCAGCAGCCAGATCCATGGGAATAGATGTTAAAATGGTAACAGGCGATCACATTGCCATTGCCAAAGAAATCGCCAAGGAACTGAATTTAGATACAAATATAATGTTACCATCATCATTTTTAAATAAACCAGATAGACAGGCAGAAGAGATAGTGGAAGATGCCAGTGGCTTTGCAGAAGTATTCCCAGAGCACAAGTACCAGATAGTTGAGATCCTGCAGAGAAACGACAAAATTGTGGGAATGACTGGAGATGGAGTTAATGATGCTCCAGCACTTAAAAAAGCAGATGCGGGAATTGCTGTGTTTGGAGCTACAGATGCAGCTAAATCTGCAGCAGATATCGTATTTACAAAACCAGGACTTTCTGTTATAATCAATGCCATCACAGAAAGCTTCAAAATATTTCACAGGATGAGAAGTTACTCAATTTACAGGGTGGCAGAAACAATACGCATTTTAATTTTCAGTGCCATTATCATACTTGCTTTTAATTTTTACCCAGTTACTGCATTAATGCTGGTTTTAATAGCTCTTTTGGATGATATTCCTGTGATGACCATTGCTTACGACAGAACAGAAGAATTGAACCGTCCCCAGAAGTGGGATATGTACCAAGTATTGGGAATGTCAACCTTTCTGGGACTTCTGGGCGTTTTATCATCTTTAATCTTATTTTACATAGGAATAAAGGTTTTAAATTTAAACGCAGGTATCCTACAATCCATCATATTTCTCAAACTGGTGGTTGCAGGACACCTTACCATGTTTGTAACCAGAAATACCGGGCACTTCTGGTCTGTAATGCCCAGTGGAATCTTCTTCTGGTCAGTTATTTTAACTGACATATTTGCGACTTTACTGGTGGTATTTGGCTGGTATTTGACACCCATTGGATGGGAACTTGCCTTACTGGTATGGCTGTACTCTTTAACTGCCTTTTTAATAGAGGACCAGCTCAAAATCTATTTCTACAAAGTACTGGATTCTCATGATTTAAAATATTTCAAAAGTTAG
- a CDS encoding TrkH family potassium uptake protein, whose translation MLIPVLVALIYGETHYIMPFIYSAVLSIAFGFVFYRVFKSKGEMSLKSVMIFATGIWLIGSALAALPFYFSGDLSYLDGYFEAMSGFTTTGFTMYTNLDAVTHTMDFWRGFMQWLGGIGIIVMALTILSSPSVNIMRMYSAEGREERLVPSIKHTTRIILYIYIGYTIISIALFKLAGMPVFDSIFYAFSALSTGGFGMQNASLGFYNSIWIEIAAIIVMIIGATNFALHYTIIKGNWKEYFKDIETKVAWFLLIVGIFLVTVFLYNTSYYGHNFLLSLRYSIFQVVSALTTTGLQTVPPNEITVQWEGMGIFVLTILMIIGAGACSTGGGIKWLRIGILVKGMWWQVKSLLLPKGAIIPQKIHHVNDVKISEKLLKLTGLFVFSYFAIYLISVIIVLFYYQNVPQVMFEVASALSNVGLGSGLMTATSPVVTKIVFIADFWIGRLEIWPILLFIAIIIQNTIRK comes from the coding sequence ATGTTAATTCCTGTTTTAGTAGCTTTAATTTACGGTGAAACTCATTATATAATGCCTTTTATTTATTCTGCTGTTTTAAGTATAGCTTTTGGTTTTGTATTTTACAGAGTATTCAAATCTAAAGGGGAAATGTCACTCAAAAGTGTGATGATATTTGCAACAGGTATCTGGCTTATTGGCAGTGCACTGGCTGCTTTGCCTTTCTACTTTTCTGGTGATCTATCTTATCTTGACGGATATTTTGAAGCTATGTCCGGTTTTACAACCACTGGATTTACTATGTACACCAATTTAGATGCAGTAACCCATACCATGGACTTCTGGCGTGGATTTATGCAGTGGCTCGGTGGAATTGGAATCATTGTCATGGCTTTAACCATACTATCATCACCTTCTGTAAATATAATGAGGATGTACTCTGCAGAAGGCAGGGAAGAAAGATTGGTTCCCAGTATTAAACACACAACAAGGATCATACTTTATATTTACATAGGATACACAATCATATCCATTGCACTGTTTAAACTAGCTGGTATGCCTGTTTTTGACTCGATATTTTATGCATTCAGCGCATTATCAACAGGTGGATTTGGGATGCAGAATGCAAGCCTTGGCTTTTATAACAGCATCTGGATAGAGATAGCCGCCATTATAGTGATGATAATCGGTGCAACCAACTTCGCACTACATTACACAATTATTAAAGGAAACTGGAAGGAATATTTCAAAGACATAGAAACCAAGGTCGCATGGTTCCTTTTAATAGTTGGAATTTTCTTAGTGACAGTATTTCTATACAACACATCCTACTATGGACACAATTTCCTTTTATCTCTCCGTTACTCCATTTTCCAGGTAGTTTCAGCTTTAACCACCACAGGTCTTCAAACAGTTCCCCCTAACGAAATAACGGTACAGTGGGAAGGAATGGGCATATTTGTACTCACAATCCTCATGATCATAGGTGCAGGTGCCTGCTCAACTGGTGGAGGTATAAAATGGCTGAGAATTGGTATACTGGTTAAAGGAATGTGGTGGCAGGTAAAATCACTTTTACTCCCAAAAGGTGCCATAATACCTCAAAAAATCCATCATGTAAATGATGTTAAAATAAGTGAAAAACTCTTGAAATTAACAGGATTATTCGTCTTCAGTTACTTTGCCATATACCTTATAAGCGTCATAATCGTATTATTTTACTATCAAAATGTTCCTCAGGTCATGTTTGAAGTGGCATCTGCTCTAAGCAACGTGGGACTTGGCTCAGGACTCATGACTGCAACTTCTCCTGTTGTGACAAAAATAGTATTCATAGCTGACTTTTGGATAGGCAGACTCGAAATATGGCCTATACTGCTTTTCATTGCTATTATAATCCAAAACACCATAAGGAAATGA
- a CDS encoding undecaprenyl-diphosphatase, whose product MIEQLNMAVFHLINQYAGLNPFIDTLAILAAKYMPVVIILGMIYIWIRKGDKIRDIVLYGGYAAVLGLIMNFIISLFYFHPRPFMIPTGTLLFQYPAESSFPSDHTTLMLSLALMMVYFKETRIAGIILMILGFIGGFARVFCGVHFPMDIFGSFIVAVISTMLIFQFRDRLTPINNAVKWTYSKITGKLTGE is encoded by the coding sequence ATGATTGAACAATTAAACATGGCAGTATTCCATCTTATTAACCAGTACGCTGGTTTAAATCCATTTATAGACACTCTGGCCATATTGGCAGCAAAGTACATGCCTGTAGTAATAATTTTAGGCATGATTTACATTTGGATCAGGAAAGGAGATAAAATTCGTGACATAGTGCTGTACGGAGGTTATGCAGCGGTTCTCGGACTTATTATGAACTTCATTATAAGTTTGTTTTATTTCCACCCCCGACCCTTTATGATTCCAACAGGAACCCTATTATTCCAGTACCCTGCAGAATCGTCTTTTCCATCTGATCACACAACACTAATGCTTTCACTTGCATTAATGATGGTTTACTTCAAGGAAACAAGGATTGCAGGAATAATACTTATGATATTAGGATTCATAGGAGGCTTTGCAAGGGTATTTTGTGGAGTTCACTTCCCAATGGATATTTTCGGCTCATTTATTGTTGCAGTAATAAGTACAATGCTCATATTCCAGTTTAGGGACAGGTTAACCCCTATTAACAATGCTGTTAAATGGACTTACTCAAAGATAACAGGAAAACTAACAGGAGAATAA
- a CDS encoding thioredoxin domain-containing protein: MVSSQENDPKKGYNHLKNEKSPYLIQHADNPVDWYPWGDEAFKKAEKEDKPIFLSIGYSTCHWCHVMAHESFEDPEVAELINEVFVPVKVDREERPDVDRIYMDVCQIMTGTGGWPLTIIMTPDKKPFFAGTYFPKESRYGSTGLKDLILNVEEIWKENRKDVLNSGEQVFRVLKDVSSTPRGGEIEAKILEKTYDTLSKTFDYEYGGFGDFQKFPTPHNLMFLLRYWKRTGNKNAVHMVEKTLDSMYMGGIYDHLGFGFHRYSVDPGWVVPHFEKMLYDQALISMVYIEAFQATGNEEYKRIAEQIFKYVFRNMKSPEGGFYSAEDADTEGVEGKFYLWTKKEIFDALDPDEAELICKIFNVKEAGNFEDETIGEETGANILYLKSSIGELAEGLGISRRELEDKLETSRMKLFQNRETRVHPQKDDKILADWNGLMITALAKAAQAFDDPKYSKAAEDAANFILDKMCKEGRLFHRYRDNEAAIPGNLDDHTFMIWGLLELYEAVFNVKYLKKALKLNKILIEHFWDEKDGGFYFTANDSEHVLLWEKQTYDGALPSGNSVGIFNLIKLARITEDPELERRSIDLERAFSTQIRRAPIVHTHFLEAIDFKVGPSYEVVIVGDPEADDTKKMIQSIRSHFIPNKVFLLKDENVPDISEIAESLKYKEPIKGNATAYICTEGSCKSPSTDVRKVLNLLDY; this comes from the coding sequence ATGGTTAGTTCACAGGAAAATGATCCCAAAAAAGGTTACAACCACCTTAAAAATGAAAAAAGCCCCTATTTAATCCAGCATGCTGATAACCCTGTTGACTGGTATCCATGGGGTGATGAAGCATTCAAAAAGGCTGAAAAAGAAGATAAACCTATTTTTTTATCTATAGGCTATTCAACATGCCACTGGTGCCATGTGATGGCCCATGAATCATTTGAAGACCCGGAGGTTGCAGAACTTATCAATGAAGTTTTCGTGCCTGTGAAAGTGGACCGTGAAGAAAGGCCCGATGTTGACAGAATTTATATGGACGTCTGCCAGATAATGACAGGCACAGGGGGCTGGCCCCTGACCATAATAATGACCCCCGATAAAAAGCCGTTTTTTGCAGGTACATATTTTCCAAAAGAAAGCAGGTATGGCAGTACCGGTTTGAAAGACCTTATTTTAAACGTTGAGGAAATATGGAAAGAGAACAGGAAAGACGTTCTCAACTCGGGCGAACAAGTATTCAGGGTACTTAAGGATGTATCTTCAACACCGAGGGGAGGGGAAATTGAGGCAAAAATACTTGAAAAAACATATGATACACTTTCAAAGACCTTTGATTATGAATACGGGGGCTTTGGAGACTTCCAAAAATTTCCAACACCTCACAACCTCATGTTCCTTTTAAGATACTGGAAAAGAACAGGAAACAAAAATGCAGTCCATATGGTTGAAAAAACCCTTGATTCCATGTATATGGGCGGTATATATGACCATCTGGGCTTTGGATTCCACCGCTACTCCGTAGATCCAGGTTGGGTCGTCCCGCACTTTGAGAAGATGCTCTACGATCAGGCACTAATTTCAATGGTTTACATAGAGGCATTTCAGGCAACAGGAAATGAAGAGTACAAAAGGATTGCAGAACAAATTTTTAAATACGTTTTTAGAAATATGAAATCCCCTGAAGGCGGTTTTTACTCTGCAGAAGACGCTGACACCGAAGGAGTTGAAGGAAAATTTTATCTATGGACAAAAAAAGAAATTTTTGATGCTTTAGACCCTGATGAAGCCGAATTGATATGTAAAATCTTCAATGTAAAAGAAGCAGGTAACTTTGAGGATGAAACAATTGGAGAAGAAACAGGAGCAAATATACTTTATTTAAAGAGTTCTATTGGAGAATTAGCAGAAGGTTTAGGGATCTCAAGAAGGGAACTTGAAGATAAATTAGAAACATCCAGAATGAAACTCTTCCAAAACCGTGAAACTCGTGTACACCCTCAAAAGGATGATAAAATACTTGCAGATTGGAATGGACTTATGATAACTGCTCTTGCAAAGGCTGCACAGGCATTTGACGATCCAAAATATTCAAAGGCCGCCGAAGATGCTGCAAATTTCATTTTAGATAAAATGTGTAAGGAAGGCCGTTTATTCCACAGGTACAGAGATAATGAAGCAGCAATTCCAGGTAACCTTGATGACCACACTTTCATGATCTGGGGGCTTCTGGAACTATACGAAGCTGTTTTTAATGTAAAATATCTTAAAAAAGCTTTAAAACTCAATAAAATCCTTATAGAACATTTTTGGGATGAAAAAGATGGTGGTTTTTATTTCACAGCCAATGACTCCGAACATGTGCTTTTGTGGGAGAAACAAACCTATGACGGTGCATTACCATCAGGAAACTCTGTTGGAATATTTAACCTAATTAAACTTGCCAGAATAACCGAGGACCCTGAACTTGAGAGAAGATCCATTGATTTGGAACGTGCCTTTTCAACGCAGATAAGGAGAGCTCCAATTGTCCACACCCACTTCTTGGAAGCCATTGATTTTAAGGTAGGACCCTCCTACGAAGTGGTTATAGTTGGAGATCCCGAAGCCGACGACACGAAAAAAATGATTCAATCTATTAGAAGCCATTTCATTCCTAACAAAGTTTTCCTATTAAAAGATGAAAACGTCCCAGACATATCAGAAATTGCAGAATCTCTGAAGTACAAGGAACCTATCAAAGGAAATGCCACAGCTTATATATGCACTGAGGGAAGTTGTAAGAGTCCATCAACAGATGTAAGAAAAGTTTTGAATCTTCTGGATTATTGA
- a CDS encoding potassium channel family protein, whose translation MHVIIMGGGRVGLHLASSLVSAKQDVTLIEKNEDICNTVAAEFDALVICGNGTDVKTLEHANIDNADVFVAATGHDESNLLACILVHEYHLKKIIARVSDPAHEEVFRKVGVDAVVSPELTAASYLEKIIIRPKVAELIVLGKGNAELIDIPVENKRVIGKKIGDISPTEDYIICAIYKNEEIIIPQPDMVLEEGYRISVLTKTRSVKEVVGMFIKSG comes from the coding sequence ATGCATGTAATAATCATGGGTGGTGGGAGAGTAGGTTTGCATCTTGCTTCATCTTTAGTTTCTGCCAAACAGGATGTTACATTAATTGAGAAAAATGAGGATATATGTAATACTGTGGCGGCTGAATTTGATGCCCTTGTTATATGTGGTAATGGTACAGATGTAAAAACTCTTGAACATGCCAATATTGATAATGCAGATGTCTTTGTTGCAGCTACAGGACATGATGAATCAAACCTCCTTGCATGTATTTTAGTCCACGAGTATCATCTAAAAAAGATTATTGCACGTGTCAGCGACCCTGCTCATGAAGAGGTTTTTAGAAAAGTAGGTGTTGATGCTGTTGTTAGCCCTGAGCTTACCGCTGCAAGCTACCTTGAAAAAATAATAATCAGACCTAAAGTTGCAGAATTGATTGTTCTGGGTAAGGGCAATGCGGAATTAATAGACATTCCTGTTGAAAATAAGAGAGTTATAGGTAAAAAAATTGGTGACATAAGTCCTACAGAGGATTACATTATATGTGCAATTTATAAAAACGAAGAGATCATCATTCCTCAACCAGATATGGTTTTAGAAGAAGGTTATAGAATTTCAGTTCTTACAAAAACCAGATCTGTAAAAGAAGTTGTGGGAATGTTTATAAAATCAGGTTAG
- a CDS encoding ArsR/SmtB family transcription factor: MKKLLWWLIAGKRGGINRARIIKALADRPYNMHQLSEELNLDYKTVRHHIKILEKNNVIKPSGDTYGKLYFLSAEMEKNYDIFEKIWEKIVK; this comes from the coding sequence ATGAAGAAGTTGCTCTGGTGGTTAATAGCTGGTAAAAGAGGGGGTATAAATCGGGCCAGGATAATTAAGGCGCTAGCTGACAGGCCCTATAATATGCATCAGCTTTCAGAGGAGCTTAATTTAGATTATAAAACTGTAAGGCATCATATTAAAATTTTAGAGAAGAATAATGTGATTAAACCAAGTGGAGATACGTATGGTAAGTTATATTTCCTTTCTGCAGAAATGGAAAAGAACTATGATATCTTCGAAAAAATTTGGGAAAAAATTGTAAAATAA
- a CDS encoding zinc ribbon domain-containing protein has product MVTTRIRKPRTEREYEEIIDELITQGYKIESRGDRTTQLMHAKYGGIVSHILIFILFGWWTFFIANIIWLAYNYYSHSDKVLVKLITKESTCPKCQAKNTPEAKYCEECGTLLK; this is encoded by the coding sequence ATGGTTACAACTAGAATAAGGAAACCAAGAACTGAAAGGGAATATGAAGAAATCATTGATGAGCTAATAACTCAAGGCTACAAAATAGAAAGTAGAGGAGATAGAACAACACAACTTATGCACGCCAAATATGGTGGTATCGTTTCCCATATATTAATATTCATTTTATTTGGATGGTGGACATTTTTCATTGCTAATATCATATGGTTAGCATATAATTATTATTCTCATTCTGATAAAGTTCTTGTTAAATTAATCACCAAAGAAAGCACATGCCCCAAATGCCAAGCCAAAAATACACCAGAAGCTAAATACTGCGAAGAATGCGGAACATTATTAAAATAA